A portion of the Cellulophaga algicola DSM 14237 genome contains these proteins:
- a CDS encoding ankyrin repeat domain-containing protein has translation MKKSFVIAVLGLTLISTSVKAETSFNSSPETTINIKKITGLSSFCNAILKGDIQTVKSMISLGEDVNEKSLGMTPAIFAARYNRADILELLIENGADIKAKCDKGRGIKRHAELSGAVDALAVIEAHWKKK, from the coding sequence ATGAAAAAATCATTCGTAATTGCAGTTCTAGGTCTTACATTAATTAGTACAAGTGTAAAAGCAGAAACTAGTTTTAATTCTTCTCCCGAGACAACTATCAACATTAAAAAAATCACAGGATTAAGTTCCTTTTGTAATGCTATTTTAAAGGGAGATATTCAAACCGTAAAAAGCATGATCTCTTTAGGGGAAGATGTAAACGAAAAATCATTAGGGATGACACCCGCTATTTTTGCGGCTCGTTATAATCGTGCTGATATATTAGAACTACTTATTGAGAATGGAGCAGATATTAAAGCTAAATGTGATAAAGGAAGAGGGATTAAAAGACATGCTGAACTATCTGGTGCAGTTGATGCATTAGCCGTAATTGAAGCACATTGGAAGAAAAAATAA
- a CDS encoding DUF6747 family protein, whose product MGTLTHFRNVYLEAFENCRPAFIVVLLKIYSLFSVLMISMAIYAFAFRAINGFRF is encoded by the coding sequence ATGGGTACACTCACACATTTCAGAAATGTTTACTTAGAAGCTTTTGAAAATTGTAGACCTGCATTTATTGTAGTACTACTTAAAATCTATTCATTATTCTCTGTACTAATGATTTCTATGGCAATTTATGCATTTGCATTTAGAGCTATAAACGGATTTAGATTTTAA
- the tnpA gene encoding IS200/IS605 family transposase, translating to MAEQRTNGHSVSRLTAHLVWSTKYRYSVLEGDIQIRCRTILLQICDSEDVQILKGVVSKDHVHMHIEYRPSMSLSYLMKKLKGRSSRKLQQEFPALKSKYWGRHFWGIGYGCWSTGNITDQMVNEYLEHHRKPDDGENTNFILER from the coding sequence ATGGCTGAACAAAGGACTAATGGACATAGCGTTTCGAGGTTGACTGCTCACTTAGTTTGGAGTACAAAATATCGTTATTCTGTTTTGGAAGGCGATATTCAGATTCGTTGTCGAACAATCTTATTACAAATATGTGATTCTGAAGATGTTCAGATATTGAAGGGAGTTGTTTCAAAAGACCACGTTCACATGCATATTGAATATCGACCATCAATGAGTCTAAGCTATTTGATGAAGAAGTTAAAGGGTAGAAGTTCTCGAAAGCTTCAACAAGAATTTCCTGCATTAAAGTCAAAATATTGGGGTCGTCACTTTTGGGGAATAGGTTATGGTTGTTGGAGTACAGGTAATATAACTGATCAAATGGTTAATGAGTATTTGGAGCATCATAGAAAGCCAGATGATGGAGAAAACACAAATTTCATATTGGAACGATGA
- a CDS encoding M15 family metallopeptidase: protein MQRRSFIKKTTVSGIALALVPSITLAQDKDVEYSILELMGKTRIELFGKGINLRKEAHDAFIEMKRAAYTGGIDLKIVSSYRSFDRQQVIFENKFIKYTDAGMAPLAAISKIIEYSTIPGTSRHHWGTDIDVIDGYQKVSGDVLVPSKYGEGQPFADFKKWMDENAEKFGFYLVYTDDKKRRGFKYEPWHYSYAPISIPMLETLRGKNLLQIYKDEDFIGSEHFTSGFLRTYITDNILDINPKLL, encoded by the coding sequence ATGCAGAGAAGATCATTTATAAAAAAAACAACAGTATCAGGAATCGCTTTAGCATTAGTACCTTCCATAACGCTTGCTCAAGATAAAGATGTAGAATATTCTATTTTAGAATTGATGGGAAAAACCAGAATTGAGTTGTTTGGAAAAGGGATAAACTTAAGAAAAGAAGCACACGATGCATTTATAGAAATGAAAAGAGCTGCATATACTGGCGGTATCGATTTAAAAATTGTTTCTAGCTACCGTAGTTTTGATCGCCAGCAAGTAATTTTCGAAAATAAGTTTATAAAATATACGGATGCAGGGATGGCGCCGCTTGCCGCAATCTCAAAAATCATAGAATATTCAACAATTCCAGGAACAAGCAGACACCATTGGGGTACAGACATTGATGTAATTGATGGCTACCAAAAAGTAAGTGGAGATGTACTTGTCCCTTCAAAGTATGGTGAAGGTCAACCTTTTGCAGATTTCAAAAAGTGGATGGATGAAAACGCTGAGAAATTTGGTTTTTATTTAGTTTATACTGATGATAAAAAAAGAAGAGGTTTTAAATATGAGCCATGGCACTACAGCTATGCTCCTATTTCTATACCCATGTTAGAAACCTTACGCGGTAAAAACCTATTACAGATTTATAAAGATGAAGATTTTATTGGAAGCGAGCATTTTACTTCTGGATTCTTAAGAACCTACATCACTGATAATATTTTAGATATTAACCCTAAACTTCTTTAA
- a CDS encoding GNAT family N-acetyltransferase, which produces MDKNTVTTLVSKLISAEETYPVRHPVLRKGRPITTCRFAGDELPDTFHVGGFLKDKLVAVASFYNANHADHNFIKAAQLRGMAVLDEYHGHGFGKQLVLSGEELVKKKEKITLWMNARVSAVGFYTNLGYHKVGPIFEIPLVGEHYVMFKKI; this is translated from the coding sequence ATGGACAAAAATACCGTTACTACTTTAGTATCTAAATTGATATCAGCAGAAGAAACCTATCCGGTACGCCATCCTGTTTTAAGAAAAGGGAGGCCTATTACGACGTGTAGGTTTGCTGGTGATGAGTTGCCAGATACCTTTCATGTAGGCGGATTTTTAAAAGATAAGCTGGTAGCTGTTGCATCATTTTACAATGCAAACCACGCAGATCACAATTTTATTAAGGCAGCTCAACTAAGAGGAATGGCGGTTTTAGACGAATACCACGGTCATGGTTTTGGCAAGCAGTTAGTCCTATCTGGAGAAGAATTAGTAAAGAAAAAAGAAAAAATTACCCTTTGGATGAATGCGAGGGTTTCGGCCGTTGGATTTTACACTAACTTAGGATATCATAAAGTTGGTCCGATATTTGAAATACCCTTAGTAGGGGAACATTACGTCATGTTTAAAAAAATATAG
- a CDS encoding gliding motility-associated C-terminal domain-containing protein: MNSTQNIVVFLGGLLLCITPSSAQEQAQNFGALKIHEGGRLGFHDNLINNGSFDENTGLVGFYNTDDLTISGAFRPIFQDAEIIVTNHLNLEVGVGITNNSNFIIGNVVTPRNQLAITLDYINDAFYTGETNRTKVDGYAALTNKQSFLFPTGIIDKLRPIELRSSSVNALAKAAYFYEDPNVPSTFPTNFSTDQKSDILLRISTYEYWDLDGDILSTVILTWDADSNIANIVDRIEDLRVVGWDKTEGIWVDLGNTNFSGDFTSGSITSTTFLPNAYEIITFGESLSTASITLDNYILTPNNDGINDYLVIDAVALSPNNKIEIYNRWGRIVYTVENYKNLFDGTANNKFTISKDKGLPDGIYFYVVKLFDIEVTHQGYLYLNN, encoded by the coding sequence ATGAATAGTACACAAAACATAGTCGTTTTTTTAGGTGGATTGTTATTATGCATAACACCTAGTAGCGCTCAAGAACAAGCACAAAATTTTGGTGCCTTAAAAATACATGAAGGGGGTCGTTTAGGATTTCACGACAACCTAATTAACAACGGGTCTTTTGATGAAAATACGGGTCTGGTCGGTTTTTACAACACAGATGATCTTACAATTTCTGGAGCTTTTAGACCTATTTTTCAAGATGCCGAAATTATAGTTACGAATCACTTAAACCTAGAGGTAGGTGTCGGTATCACCAACAATAGCAATTTTATTATTGGTAACGTTGTGACGCCCAGAAATCAATTAGCCATTACCTTAGATTATATTAATGATGCTTTTTACACTGGGGAAACCAATAGGACTAAAGTAGATGGTTATGCAGCATTAACAAATAAGCAAAGTTTTCTATTTCCCACAGGAATTATAGACAAATTACGCCCCATAGAATTAAGATCTAGTAGCGTAAATGCGTTAGCAAAAGCTGCCTATTTCTATGAGGACCCAAATGTACCGTCTACCTTCCCTACAAATTTTAGTACCGACCAAAAAAGTGATATTTTATTACGTATTAGCACCTATGAATATTGGGACTTAGATGGAGATATACTTTCAACCGTTATACTAACCTGGGATGCAGATAGTAACATTGCCAATATCGTAGACCGCATTGAAGACTTGCGTGTTGTTGGCTGGGACAAAACGGAGGGTATTTGGGTAGATTTAGGGAATACTAACTTTTCAGGAGATTTTACCTCAGGGAGCATTACCTCTACTACATTTTTACCGAACGCTTATGAAATTATCACGTTTGGAGAAAGTTTAAGTACAGCAAGCATCACCTTAGACAACTATATTCTTACGCCTAATAATGATGGTATAAATGACTACTTGGTGATTGATGCCGTTGCTCTTTCACCAAATAACAAAATAGAAATTTATAACCGATGGGGGCGTATTGTATATACCGTAGAAAATTACAAAAACTTATTTGACGGTACTGCTAATAACAAATTTACAATCAGTAAAGACAAAGGACTCCCTGATGGTATTTACTTCTATGTTGTAAAATTATTTGATATTGAAGTGACCCACCAAGGATATCTTTACTTAAATAATTAA
- a CDS encoding beta strand repeat-containing protein — MKITFPLAVLLLTIGMSYGQVKVGDNINSIDSNSILELESNSKVLVVTRITNAQMNAITPINGALAYNTDEDCLYQYRNNTWTSLCVDVTGGQTITTITDNNNGTFTYTNEAGIDVVVEKANLTDNSDGTYTFSNSTTTLLIDTAADSNSYNNSISGITATNVQDAIDFIKADTDTAFTALQNDINANTTNFTTLLDDKEDTANKSTDGTLADNSDVDFPTEQAVKTYVDAQVGSVSQDDDITAATLDAATNILTIEEGTATSIDVNLSSLEESADITANTTLITNEVTRATNAETANATAISDEEARAILAETANADDITDLQTDKENTANKSTDITLSDPTNVEFPTELAVKTYVDTQVAAVNTLADGAIYLGDGTNTAQEVIISGDATIANTGILTISDDVVNAANLNPDVAGTGLSQNATTGALEVDALEVTDVIAGNRIATITETNGTSVEIDESITSLSVQAGAESTLRFTNEAGGFNDIPNIVRSVNGVSPASNGNVAVILSSTSTGIELDRPATAVDSDIYIVSGEVAPNADRNGVAFIYDDVNGWQEVTTDLSTSDARYVNANGDAMVGPLAMGNYNITNLSDPANAQDAATKNYVDTELLAIEQDDDITAATLDAATNILTIEEGTATSIDVNLSSLEESADITANTTLITNEVTRATNAETANATAISDEEARAILAETANADDITDLQNDKEDTANKSTDITLADATNVLFPTELAVKTYVDNQVGSVNQDDDITAATLDAATNILTIEEGTATSIDVNLSSLEESADITANTTLITNEVTRATNAETANATAISDEEARAILAETANADDITDLQNDKEDTANKSTDITLADATNVLFPTELAVKTYVDNQIGSVNQDDDITAATLDAGTNILTIEEGTATSIDVNLSSLEESADITANTTLITNEVTRATNAETANATAISDEEARAILAETANADDITDLQNDKEDTANKSTDITLADATNVLFPTELAVKTYVDNQIGSVNQDDDITAATLDAATNILTIEEGTATSIDVNLSSLEESADITANTTLITNEVTRATNAETANATAISDEETRATAAETANADDITDLQNDKENTANKSTDITLADATNVLFPTELAVKTYVDNQIGSVNQDDDITAATLNTTSNLLTINEGTTSVDVDLSSLEESADITANTTLITNEVTRATNAETANATAINDEEARAILAETANADDITDLQNDKEDTANKSTDITLADATNVLFPTELAVKTYVDNQIGSVNQDDDITAATLDAATNILTIEEGTATSIDVNLSSLEESADITANTTLITNEVTRATNAETANATAISDEEARAILAETANADDITDLQNDKEDTANKSTDITLADATNVLFPTELAVKTYVDNQIGSVNQDDDITAATLDAATNILTIEEGTATSIDVNLSSLEESADITANTTLITNEVTRATNAETANATAISDEEARAILAETANADDITDLQNDKEDTANKSTDITLADATNVLFPTELAVKTYVDDQFNLIRQDDDITSAVLNSSSQLTIFEGTSAVTVNLAALEESAAITANTTAITNEETRATAAETTNEDAITAEETRATAAETANTTAITDLQNDKENTVNKSTDITLADATNVLFPTELAVKTYVDNQITTANTLNNGNIFMGDGSNTAQAVLVSGDATLSNTGILTIEDDAITAAKINADVAGTGLSQNATTGALEVDALTVTNVIAGNRIATITETNGTSVEIDETVTSLSVAPGDDSILRFTNETGGFNDIASIVRTVNGVAPASNGNVAVILSSTSTGLEADIPVTAVDSDIYIVSGEVAPNADRNGVAFIFDDMTGWQEVSTDLSTNDARYVNANGDAMVGPLAMGNFNITNLNDPTNAQDAATKNYVDGLSSGSITSTDIDITGGTNATFTNVSLAIADNAITTAKIANGEVTTDDLATNAVTTIKISDANVTTTKIAPGSNNQSLITDNTGSVSWVDTDELNHTGTAGSIFFAGASGAPTEDNGQLFWDTTNNRLGIGTSSPTHKLQVSGQVRATSFANANGTANSPSYRFNDDGNTGMYRVAADQLGFSTGGTEAIKIDASQNVGIGIATPDESLHIGNNMRLNGSFEDKDGDAGTAGQVLSTTTTGTDWIDPAPAATVSTDANNSVSLGTDSGLFYESPIKAFGKIAANGAILKATAGITITKLTGVGHYQVNLPAGTTSDSNYIIQISQPGRGGVGNDDPGIAYTNQTTTTFEVIMGDNDNGGTDRARFDSEFMFTILDL, encoded by the coding sequence ATGAAAATCACATTCCCCCTAGCTGTATTGCTACTCACCATTGGCATGTCTTACGGCCAAGTAAAAGTAGGAGATAATATTAATAGTATAGACTCCAATTCTATCCTTGAATTAGAAAGCAATTCTAAAGTATTAGTAGTCACTCGTATCACAAACGCGCAGATGAATGCTATAACCCCTATCAACGGAGCGTTGGCTTACAACACCGATGAAGATTGCCTGTATCAATACAGAAATAACACATGGACTAGCTTATGTGTTGATGTAACTGGCGGTCAAACCATCACCACTATTACCGATAATAACAATGGTACATTCACCTATACCAATGAAGCTGGTATTGATGTGGTCGTAGAAAAGGCGAACTTAACAGATAATAGTGATGGCACCTACACCTTTAGTAATAGCACTACCACACTTTTAATAGATACTGCTGCAGACAGCAACAGTTACAACAATAGTATTTCAGGAATCACCGCAACCAATGTACAGGATGCTATAGATTTTATTAAAGCGGATACGGATACCGCTTTTACTGCATTACAAAATGATATTAACGCAAACACCACAAACTTTACTACCTTATTAGATGATAAAGAAGACACGGCTAACAAATCTACAGACGGCACCCTAGCCGATAATTCTGATGTAGACTTCCCAACGGAACAAGCCGTAAAGACCTATGTAGATGCGCAAGTAGGTAGTGTAAGTCAAGATGATGATATTACTGCTGCTACTTTAGATGCTGCAACAAATATCTTAACCATTGAAGAAGGTACAGCAACTTCAATAGATGTCAACCTATCAAGTTTAGAAGAATCAGCAGACATCACTGCAAATACAACACTCATAACTAACGAAGTTACTAGAGCAACGAATGCAGAAACAGCTAATGCAACAGCGATTAGCGATGAAGAAGCAAGAGCAATCTTGGCAGAAACAGCAAACGCAGATGACATTACAGATTTACAAACTGACAAAGAAAACACGGCTAACAAATCTACAGATATAACCTTATCTGATCCTACCAATGTTGAATTCCCAACAGAACTAGCAGTAAAAACATACGTAGACACTCAAGTAGCGGCAGTTAATACATTAGCAGATGGCGCTATTTACCTAGGCGATGGGACCAACACAGCACAAGAGGTAATTATAAGTGGTGATGCTACTATTGCCAATACAGGAATCCTTACTATTTCTGATGACGTAGTAAACGCAGCTAATTTAAATCCTGATGTTGCAGGAACTGGTCTTTCTCAAAATGCGACAACCGGAGCTCTTGAAGTAGATGCTTTAGAAGTAACTGATGTTATTGCAGGAAATAGAATTGCAACGATTACAGAAACAAATGGTACCTCTGTAGAAATCGATGAAAGCATAACGTCACTCTCTGTTCAGGCAGGAGCCGAATCTACCTTACGTTTTACCAATGAAGCTGGTGGTTTTAATGACATCCCTAATATTGTTCGTAGCGTTAATGGGGTAAGCCCTGCTTCTAACGGTAATGTAGCCGTAATTCTTTCAAGTACTTCTACAGGTATAGAATTAGACAGACCTGCAACCGCAGTAGATTCTGATATCTATATTGTATCGGGAGAAGTGGCACCAAATGCAGACCGGAATGGCGTCGCATTTATTTATGATGATGTAAATGGCTGGCAAGAGGTTACTACTGATTTATCTACCAGTGATGCCCGTTATGTAAATGCTAATGGAGATGCTATGGTAGGGCCCTTAGCAATGGGTAACTACAACATTACCAATCTAAGCGATCCAGCAAATGCGCAAGATGCAGCAACAAAAAATTATGTAGATACAGAACTATTAGCTATTGAACAAGATGATGATATCACTGCCGCTACTTTAGATGCTGCTACAAACATCTTAACTATTGAAGAAGGTACAGCAACGTCAATAGATGTCAACCTTTCAAGTTTAGAAGAATCAGCAGACATCACTGCAAACACGACACTCATAACTAACGAAGTTACTAGAGCAACGAATGCAGAAACTGCAAACGCAACAGCCATTAGCGATGAAGAAGCAAGAGCAATCTTAGCAGAAACGGCTAATGCAGATGATATTACAGATTTACAAAACGATAAAGAGGATACCGCCAACAAATCTACAGACATCACTTTAGCTGATGCTACCAACGTATTGTTCCCTACAGAATTGGCCGTAAAAACTTATGTAGACAATCAAGTAGGTAGCGTCAATCAAGATGATGATATTACTGCCGCTACTTTAGATGCCGCAACAAACATCTTAACTATTGAAGAAGGTACAGCAACGTCTATAGATGTCAACCTATCAAGTTTAGAAGAATCAGCAGACATTACCGCAAACACGACACTCATAACTAATGAAGTTACTAGAGCAACGAATGCAGAAACTGCAAACGCAACAGCCATTAGCGATGAAGAAGCGAGAGCAATCTTAGCAGAAACAGCTAATGCAGATGATATTACAGATTTACAAAACGATAAAGAGGACACGGCTAACAAATCTACTGACATCACTCTAGCTGATGCTACCAACGTATTGTTCCCAACAGAACTGGCTGTAAAGACGTATGTAGACAACCAAATAGGAAGCGTCAATCAAGATGATGACATCACCGCCGCTACTTTAGATGCTGGAACAAACATCTTAACTATTGAAGAAGGTACAGCAACGTCTATAGATGTCAACCTTTCAAGTTTAGAAGAATCAGCAGACATCACTGCAAACACGACACTCATAACTAACGAAGTTACCAGAGCAACGAATGCCGAAACTGCAAACGCAACAGCGATTAGCGATGAAGAAGCAAGAGCAATCTTAGCAGAAACAGCTAATGCAGATGATATTACAGATTTACAAAACGATAAAGAGGATACGGCTAATAAATCTACTGACATCACCTTAGCTGATGCTACTAACGTATTGTTCCCAACAGAACTAGCTGTAAAGACGTATGTAGACAATCAAATAGGAAGCGTAAATCAAGATGATGATATTACTGCCGCTACTTTAGATGCTGCAACAAACATCTTAACTATTGAAGAAGGTACAGCAACGTCTATAGATGTCAACCTTTCAAGTTTAGAAGAATCGGCAGACATTACCGCAAACACGACACTCATAACTAACGAAGTTACTAGAGCAACAAATGCAGAAACTGCAAATGCAACAGCGATTAGCGATGAAGAGACTAGAGCGACTGCTGCAGAAACTGCAAACGCAGACGACATTACAGATTTACAAAACGATAAAGAGAACACGGCCAACAAATCTACAGACATCACTTTAGCTGATGCGACCAACGTATTGTTCCCAACAGAACTAGCTGTAAAGACGTATGTTGATAATCAAATAGGAAGCGTCAATCAAGATGATGATATTACTGCGGCAACACTAAATACAACTTCAAACCTATTAACTATAAATGAAGGAACAACAAGTGTTGATGTAGATCTTTCAAGTTTAGAAGAATCAGCAGACATCACTGCAAACACGACACTCATAACTAACGAAGTTACTAGAGCAACGAATGCAGAAACAGCAAACGCAACAGCGATTAATGATGAAGAAGCAAGAGCAATCTTAGCAGAAACGGCTAATGCAGATGATATTACAGATTTACAAAACGATAAAGAGGACACAGCTAATAAATCTACAGACATAACTTTAGCTGATGCTACCAACGTATTGTTCCCAACAGAACTAGCTGTAAAGACGTATGTTGATAATCAAATAGGAAGCGTCAATCAAGATGATGATATAACCGCCGCTACTTTAGATGCTGCAACAAACATCTTAACTATTGAAGAAGGCACAGCAACTTCAATAGATGTCAACCTATCAAGTTTAGAAGAATCGGCAGACATTACCGCAAACACGACACTCATAACTAACGAAGTTACTAGAGCAACAAATGCAGAAACAGCTAATGCAACAGCCATTAGCGATGAAGAAGCAAGAGCAATCTTAGCAGAAACAGCTAATGCAGATGATATTACAGATTTACAAAACGACAAGGAAGACACGGCTAACAAATCTACTGACATCACCTTAGCTGATGCTACTAACGTATTGTTCCCAACAGAATTGGCCGTAAAAACTTATGTAGACAATCAAATAGGAAGCGTCAATCAAGATGATGATATCACCGCTGCCACTTTAGATGCTGCAACAAATATCTTAACTATTGAAGAAGGTACAGCAACTTCTATAGATGTCAACCTTTCAAGTTTAGAAGAATCGGCAGACATTACCGCAAACACAACACTCATAACTAACGAAGTTACTAGAGCAACGAATGCAGAAACTGCAAATGCAACAGCCATTAGCGATGAAGAAGCAAGAGCGATCTTAGCAGAAACGGCTAATGCAGATGATATTACAGATTTACAAAACGATAAAGAGGACACGGCTAACAAATCTACCGACATCACTTTAGCTGATGCTACTAACGTATTGTTCCCAACAGAACTGGCCGTAAAAACCTATGTAGACGATCAATTCAATTTAATTAGACAAGATGATGATATTACCTCTGCTGTACTGAATAGTTCCAGTCAATTAACCATCTTTGAAGGAACTTCTGCCGTTACTGTTAATTTAGCCGCTTTAGAAGAATCCGCAGCTATTACAGCAAATACTACTGCAATTACTAACGAAGAAACACGAGCTACTGCAGCAGAAACTACAAATGAAGATGCCATAACCGCAGAAGAAACAAGAGCTACCGCAGCGGAAACTGCAAATACAACTGCTATTACAGACTTACAAAATGACAAAGAAAATACAGTAAACAAATCAACCGATATTACCTTGGCTGATGCTACTAATGTATTATTCCCAACAGAACTTGCCGTAAAAACGTATGTAGACAATCAAATTACTACAGCAAATACGTTAAACAATGGCAACATTTTTATGGGCGATGGGTCAAACACAGCCCAAGCCGTACTTGTAAGTGGTGATGCTACCCTTAGTAACACAGGTATTTTAACGATTGAAGACGATGCAATTACCGCAGCAAAAATAAATGCAGATGTAGCAGGAACGGGATTATCCCAAAACGCAACTACTGGAGCTTTAGAAGTTGATGCTTTAACTGTGACCAATGTAATTGCAGGAAATAGAATTGCTACAATTACAGAGACCAATGGTACTAGTGTTGAAATTGATGAAACCGTAACTTCATTAAGTGTTGCTCCTGGAGACGATAGTATTCTACGTTTTACCAACGAAACTGGAGGATTTAATGATATCGCCAGTATAGTAAGAACCGTGAATGGCGTTGCACCTGCATCTAACGGAAATGTAGCCGTTATTTTATCAAGCACGAGTACAGGCTTAGAAGCAGACATCCCTGTTACAGCCGTAGATTCTGACATCTACATTGTTTCAGGTGAAGTAGCTCCTAATGCAGACCGGAATGGTGTCGCTTTTATTTTTGATGATATGACAGGCTGGCAAGAAGTTTCTACCGATTTATCTACCAACGATGCACGTTATGTAAATGCCAACGGCGATGCTATGGTAGGCCCCTTAGCGATGGGTAATTTTAATATCACCAATTTAAATGATCCTACAAATGCTCAAGATGCTGCAACCAAGAATTATGTAGATGGTTTATCTAGTGGTTCTATTACGTCTACAGATATAGATATAACTGGTGGTACAAATGCTACCTTTACCAATGTAAGCCTAGCTATTGCAGACAATGCGATTACTACAGCAAAAATTGCAAATGGGGAAGTAACCACAGATGATTTAGCAACAAATGCTGTTACTACGATTAAAATTAGTGATGCCAATGTTACCACAACAAAAATTGCCCCGGGGAGCAATAACCAATCCCTTATTACCGATAATACAGGTTCCGTTTCTTGGGTAGATACGGATGAATTAAACCATACAGGAACCGCAGGATCTATATTCTTCGCTGGAGCATCTGGCGCACCAACAGAAGACAATGGCCAACTTTTTTGGGATACCACCAACAATAGGTTAGGGATTGGAACAAGTTCTCCCACACATAAATTACAGGTAAGCGGACAAGTAAGAGCTACTTCATTTGCCAATGCTAACGGAACTGCTAATTCCCCATCATACCGCTTTAATGATGACGGTAATACAGGAATGTATAGAGTAGCTGCAGATCAGTTAGGCTTTTCTACCGGAGGAACAGAAGCTATTAAAATTGATGCTTCTCAAAATGTAGGTATCGGAATAGCAACTCCAGACGAAAGTTTACATATTGGGAATAACATGCGTTTAAATGGGTCTTTTGAAGATAAAGATGGCGATGCAGGAACTGCAGGTCAAGTATTAAGTACTACAACAACAGGAACAGATTGGATAGACCCTGCTCCTGCTGCAACAGTAAGTACCGATGCCAATAACAGTGTGTCTTTAGGGACAGATTCTGGCCTATTTTATGAAAGTCCTATTAAAGCTTTTGGTAAAATAGCAGCTAATGGTGCTATTTTAAAAGCAACCGCAGGGATTACCATAACAAAACTTACCGGAGTAGGACATTACCAAGTAAATCTTCCTGCCGGAACAACTTCAGACTCTAATTACATCATACAAATATCGCAACCAGGACGCGGAGGAGTCGGCAATGATGATCCAGGAATTGCCTACACCAATCAAACTACAACTACTTTTGAAGTTATTATGGGTGATAATGATAATGGTGGAACAGATAGAGCAAGATTTGATTCTGAGTTTATGTTTACCATTTTAGACCTCTAA